In Kiloniellales bacterium, the following proteins share a genomic window:
- a CDS encoding ABC transporter ATP-binding protein encodes MSEPRPIIRIEQVTKRFGAAVTAVDAVDLEIREGEFFALLGPSGCGKTTLLRMIAGLEIPSEGRVLIDGQDMEGVPPNRRPINMVFQSYAVFPHMTVAQNVGYGLKVTGVPAAETAARVEEALELVKLGGYGDRKPDQLSGGQRQRVALARALVKRPKVLLLDEPLSALDAKLREAMQLELVRLQHAVGITFVIVTHDQQEALSMANRIAVMEAGDVRQVAPPAELYEFPNCRFVADFIGRMNLFEARVVGLDGGRLSLEVEGLGRLALEAEGPASGEVGIAVRPEKLRLTREAPGADLVSLRGRVSEVAYYGDTSFVYLEDEKGRRIFANLQNDSRKTSPTVEIGETLWCAWKPSDSLVLSS; translated from the coding sequence ATGTCGGAACCCCGGCCGATCATCCGCATCGAGCAGGTCACCAAGCGCTTCGGCGCCGCGGTCACCGCCGTCGACGCGGTCGACCTGGAGATCCGCGAGGGCGAATTCTTCGCTCTGCTCGGGCCGTCCGGCTGCGGCAAGACCACGTTGCTGCGCATGATCGCCGGGCTGGAGATCCCGAGCGAAGGGCGCGTTCTGATCGACGGTCAGGACATGGAGGGCGTGCCGCCGAACCGCCGCCCGATCAACATGGTCTTCCAGTCCTACGCGGTCTTTCCCCACATGACCGTGGCACAGAACGTCGGCTACGGCCTCAAGGTGACCGGGGTCCCGGCCGCCGAGACCGCGGCCCGCGTCGAGGAGGCCCTCGAACTGGTCAAATTGGGCGGCTACGGCGATCGCAAGCCGGACCAGCTTTCCGGCGGCCAGCGGCAGCGCGTGGCCCTGGCCCGGGCCCTGGTCAAGCGCCCCAAGGTGCTGCTGCTGGACGAGCCACTCTCGGCGCTCGACGCCAAGCTGCGCGAGGCCATGCAGCTCGAGCTCGTGCGCCTGCAGCACGCCGTCGGAATCACCTTCGTGATCGTCACCCACGATCAGCAGGAGGCGCTCTCCATGGCCAACCGGATCGCGGTCATGGAGGCCGGGGACGTGCGCCAGGTGGCGCCGCCGGCCGAGCTCTACGAGTTCCCCAACTGCCGCTTCGTCGCCGACTTCATCGGCCGCATGAACCTCTTCGAGGCCCGGGTCGTCGGGCTCGACGGGGGGCGCCTCAGCCTCGAGGTCGAGGGCCTGGGCCGCCTCGCGCTGGAGGCCGAGGGACCGGCGAGCGGCGAGGTCGGCATCGCCGTGCGGCCCGAGAAGCTGCGCCTGACCCGCGAGGCGCCCGGCGCCGATCTGGTCTCCCTGCGCGGAAGGGTAAGCGAGGTGGCCTACTACGGCGATACATCTTTCGTTTACCTTGAAGATGAAAAAGGTCGTAGGATCTTTGCGAATTTGCAAAACGATTCCCGTAAGACCAGTCCGACCGTGGAGATCGGCGAAACCCTTTGGTGTGCTTGGAAGCCCAGTGACAGCCTGGTTCTCAGCTCTTGA
- a CDS encoding lysylphosphatidylglycerol synthase transmembrane domain-containing protein, whose product MPKKLLFLAAKIAVTAGLLHLVFRDLSLTEIAALLQDFSVGPLVLAAALILAQAVVVVAWRWSRILSAIDRPVAARELWSPVVIGVFFNQVLPSTVGGDGMRMWFLTRMGRPFGLAVRSVLIDRILGLLALMALSAGGALFLIPFVATPAPLWGVAAVSLTGTAAVVAAPTLLHLLGFLPIDAVKRQIGVVAAEITVLRRRGGLMLGLFGVSVVGHLLLALAACAVAACLNLEIPLFGALAVLPAVMLAATLPVSIAGWGVREGAMVLGLGLIGVEAGPAALISVSFGLLQLGLGMLGGLVWLVHGRPKPADLAT is encoded by the coding sequence ATGCCCAAGAAGCTTCTCTTCCTGGCGGCGAAGATCGCCGTGACGGCGGGTCTGCTCCACCTCGTCTTCCGCGACCTCTCCCTCACGGAGATCGCCGCGCTGCTGCAGGACTTCTCGGTCGGACCGCTGGTCCTGGCCGCGGCCCTGATACTGGCCCAGGCGGTCGTTGTGGTCGCCTGGCGGTGGAGCCGCATCCTGAGCGCGATCGACCGGCCGGTCGCCGCCCGAGAGCTGTGGAGCCCCGTGGTGATCGGGGTCTTCTTCAACCAGGTGCTGCCGTCCACCGTGGGCGGCGATGGCATGCGCATGTGGTTTCTGACCCGGATGGGGCGCCCCTTCGGCCTGGCCGTGCGCTCGGTCCTGATCGACCGGATTTTGGGCCTCCTGGCCTTGATGGCGCTCAGCGCCGGCGGCGCCCTGTTCCTGATCCCCTTCGTCGCAACACCGGCGCCGCTCTGGGGCGTGGCGGCGGTTTCCCTGACGGGAACCGCGGCGGTGGTCGCCGCGCCGACGCTGCTGCACCTGCTCGGCTTCCTGCCGATCGACGCCGTCAAGCGCCAGATCGGGGTGGTGGCGGCGGAGATCACGGTGCTTCGGCGGAGGGGCGGGCTGATGCTCGGCCTGTTCGGCGTCTCGGTCGTGGGCCACCTTCTCCTTGCTCTGGCGGCCTGCGCCGTGGCGGCCTGTCTCAATCTCGAGATTCCCCTGTTCGGCGCCCTGGCGGTGCTGCCGGCGGTCATGCTTGCCGCCACACTGCCGGTTTCAATCGCCGGTTGGGGCGTCCGCGAGGGCGCCATGGTGCTCGGCCTCGGGCTGATCGGCGTCGAGGCCGGGCCGGCCGCTCTGATCTCGGTCAGCTTCGGCTTGCTGCAGCTCGGCCTGGGAATGCTCGGCGGCCTGGTCTGGTTGGTCCACGGCCGGCCCAAGCCGGCCGACCTCGCGACCTGA
- a CDS encoding response regulator transcription factor translates to MSLQPTVLETNYSRVVIVDDDDLFRESLGLNLAEEGYEVIDFASGESALEYFRGGETADAVLLDWRMPGIDGLGVLQALREARIETPVVFLTMLGEEIYEEAALKWGAVDFIDKSRRLSIILQRLKLITDGPKLPGAGEAEAAPAPQSPILRMGPLELRNDIRRAFWDGKQVDLTLTEYSIVHFMVLRAGSDVTYRQIYDLVRGKDFVAGYGPDGYRSNVRSFIKRIRKKFRAVDDAFDHIDNYPGFGYRWRSEGGKPEESWS, encoded by the coding sequence ATGTCTCTGCAACCGACCGTGCTGGAAACCAACTACTCCCGCGTCGTCATCGTCGACGACGACGACCTGTTCCGCGAGTCCCTCGGCCTCAACCTGGCCGAGGAGGGCTACGAGGTGATCGACTTCGCCAGCGGCGAGTCCGCCCTGGAGTACTTCCGCGGCGGCGAGACCGCCGACGCGGTGCTGCTCGACTGGCGCATGCCCGGCATCGACGGGCTCGGCGTGCTGCAGGCGCTGCGCGAGGCGCGGATCGAGACCCCGGTGGTGTTCCTGACCATGCTGGGCGAGGAGATCTACGAGGAAGCGGCCCTGAAGTGGGGCGCGGTCGATTTCATCGACAAGTCGCGCCGGCTCTCGATCATCCTGCAGCGCCTCAAGCTGATCACCGACGGACCCAAGCTGCCGGGCGCCGGCGAGGCCGAGGCCGCGCCCGCGCCGCAGTCGCCGATCCTGCGCATGGGGCCGCTCGAGTTGCGCAACGACATCCGGCGCGCCTTCTGGGACGGCAAGCAGGTCGACCTGACCTTGACCGAGTACTCGATCGTCCACTTCATGGTGCTGCGCGCCGGCAGCGACGTGACCTACCGCCAGATCTACGATCTCGTGCGCGGCAAGGACTTTGTCGCCGGCTACGGCCCCGACGGCTACCGCTCCAACGTCCGGTCCTTCATCAAGCGGATCCGCAAGAAGTTCCGCGCGGTCGACGACGCCTTCGACCACATCGACAACTATCCGGGCTTCGGCTACCGCTGGAGGAGCGAGGGAGGCAAGCCGGAGGAGAGCTGGTCGTGA
- a CDS encoding spermidine/putrescine ABC transporter substrate-binding protein, with amino-acid sequence MAGTGAAAAGLAFGPKLGWAVEEPRLNFYNWDTYIGETTLADFKSASGITVKMDLFADNDELFAKLKEGNPGYDVIVPTNDYVERMITAKMLVPINRSMITNFGNIDPAFQDAEFDEGRRYSMPYMWGTQGIGYRKSAVKSPPDSWKVLFDSDQYSGRIALLGDSTSVLGATLKYLGHSLNSKDPKQLKQAEELLIRQKQHIKAFADDNGQDLLLSGEVDLTMEWNGDILQVMEEDDDLSYVVPNEGGLLWQDCLCIPRGAPHVENAHKFINFILDAEPGAAIADFIYYATPNKAAKALLSDDYTKNPAIFPTDQVVKRCESAIYQGEDVQRLYDEAWTRVLAA; translated from the coding sequence TTGGCAGGCACAGGTGCGGCGGCCGCGGGTCTGGCTTTCGGCCCGAAGCTCGGTTGGGCCGTCGAGGAGCCGAGGCTCAACTTCTACAACTGGGACACCTACATCGGCGAGACCACGCTGGCTGATTTCAAGAGTGCGAGCGGGATCACCGTCAAGATGGATCTCTTCGCCGACAACGACGAGCTCTTCGCCAAGCTCAAGGAGGGCAACCCCGGCTACGACGTGATCGTGCCGACCAACGACTACGTCGAGCGCATGATCACGGCGAAGATGCTGGTCCCGATCAATCGCTCGATGATCACCAACTTCGGCAACATCGATCCCGCCTTCCAGGACGCCGAGTTTGACGAGGGACGCAGGTATTCCATGCCCTATATGTGGGGCACGCAAGGGATCGGCTACCGCAAGTCCGCGGTCAAGTCGCCGCCGGACAGCTGGAAGGTGCTGTTCGACTCCGACCAGTATTCCGGGCGTATCGCGCTGCTCGGCGACAGCACCAGCGTTCTCGGCGCCACGCTGAAGTACCTGGGCCACTCCCTTAACTCGAAGGACCCCAAACAGCTCAAGCAGGCCGAGGAGCTGCTGATCCGCCAGAAGCAGCACATCAAGGCCTTCGCCGACGACAACGGCCAGGACCTTCTGCTGTCCGGCGAGGTCGACCTGACCATGGAATGGAACGGCGACATCCTCCAGGTCATGGAGGAGGACGACGACCTGAGCTACGTGGTACCCAACGAGGGCGGCCTGCTGTGGCAGGACTGCCTCTGCATCCCCAGGGGCGCGCCGCACGTCGAGAATGCCCACAAGTTCATCAACTTCATCCTCGACGCCGAGCCGGGCGCGGCGATCGCCGACTTCATCTACTACGCCACGCCCAACAAGGCGGCCAAGGCCCTGTTGTCGGACGACTACACCAAGAACCCGGCGATCTTCCCGACCGATCAGGTGGTCAAGCGCTGCGAGAGCGCGATCTACCAGGGCGAAGACGTCCAGCGGCTCTACGACGAGGCCTGGACCCGCGTCCTGGCGGCCTAG
- a CDS encoding ABC transporter permease: MESWRRNPRVFWVLNLPPAFWLVVFFLAPLAIVWVISFGERRGPVEIEITWTLENYLRSLDPLYLGIFFKSLWYAGLTTALCLVVAFPIAFGISFAPSRWKPVLLLLIILPFWTNLLIRTYALIAMLRAKGFINYGLEGLWDFGNGLLAVVGLGDLQLLGESYRPFSLVGTQFAVIFGLVYVHLPFMVLPLYASLEKMDHSYIEASLDLGAGQARTFFSIVVPLAKVGIVSGIIITLIPALGSFLTPDLLGGKKVLMIANVIDNQFKDANDWPFGAALSLNLMYITFFVLALRVLWSKGSQMEAG; this comes from the coding sequence ATGGAAAGCTGGCGTCGTAACCCCCGGGTCTTCTGGGTCTTGAACTTGCCGCCCGCTTTCTGGCTGGTGGTCTTCTTCCTGGCGCCGCTGGCCATCGTCTGGGTGATCTCCTTCGGCGAGCGGCGCGGCCCGGTCGAGATCGAGATCACCTGGACCCTGGAGAACTACCTCCGGTCCCTCGACCCGCTCTATCTCGGCATCTTCTTCAAGTCGCTATGGTACGCCGGGCTAACCACGGCGCTCTGCCTTGTCGTCGCCTTTCCGATCGCCTTCGGCATCTCCTTCGCGCCGTCGCGCTGGAAGCCGGTGCTGCTGCTGCTGATCATCCTGCCGTTCTGGACCAACCTGTTGATCCGGACCTACGCCCTGATCGCCATGCTGCGGGCCAAGGGCTTCATCAACTACGGCCTCGAGGGGCTGTGGGACTTCGGCAACGGTCTGCTCGCCGTGGTCGGTTTGGGCGACCTGCAGCTGCTCGGCGAGAGCTACCGGCCCTTCTCGCTGGTCGGCACGCAGTTCGCGGTGATTTTCGGGCTGGTCTACGTCCACCTGCCCTTCATGGTCCTGCCGCTCTATGCCTCGCTCGAGAAGATGGACCACTCCTACATCGAGGCCAGCCTCGACCTCGGCGCCGGCCAGGCCCGCACCTTCTTCTCCATCGTGGTGCCGCTGGCCAAGGTCGGCATCGTCTCCGGCATCATCATCACACTGATCCCGGCGCTCGGCTCCTTCCTGACCCCCGACCTGCTGGGCGGCAAGAAGGTGCTGATGATCGCCAACGTGATCGACAACCAGTTCAAGGACGCCAACGACTGGCCCTTCGGCGCCGCTCTGTCCCTCAACCTGATGTACATCACCTTCTTCGTGCTGGCGCTGCGCGTCCTCTGGTCCAAGGGCTCCCAGATGGAGGCCGGCTGA
- a CDS encoding HAMP domain-containing sensor histidine kinase: MTDGALPASLVSDQRPRRRWGYWPLRSLVSKLAVLLLVFLAVPVILYNEFRRADQDKQALLVESVREHGRLMAESLRPLLEREDPSPLLALPEEVKRLATPTTGVKVLFRPKEQSGAAGFFMVASEPAVPPAALEKERDALIERGVLGNLVSTCAAEPIALRHVSVTGEEELLTSITPVATDAGCWMLVTAHRSGAFLGTSIGQPYWKTLEVRIAAMIYLAMALLTMGLFFGVWRSLMRFRQVARDIGRGAAPHPRFETLNRVPELTPVAQEFDRMTAAMVGSADTIRRAAEDNAHAFKTPIAIMRQSLEPLRRIVPSESTRGSRALDVLEESVDRLDRLVTAARHLDEAAAELIERPSHPVQLSALMGRMVDAYVDSFASHQVRLDSRLENNVVVSADEELLETVFENVIDNALSVSPPDGAVAVELKTRGKRALVAVRDQGPGVPPPYLHRIFERYVSLRPAPGAADDHQLPIDPAEHLPEDGSEASADSGHHLGIGLWIVRRNLEALGGSVRAENRVQGGLAVIIELPLAA; this comes from the coding sequence GTGACCGACGGGGCGCTACCCGCGTCGCTGGTCTCCGATCAAAGGCCGCGGCGCCGGTGGGGCTATTGGCCTCTGCGCTCCCTGGTCAGCAAGCTGGCCGTGCTCTTGCTGGTGTTCCTCGCCGTCCCGGTGATCCTCTACAACGAGTTCCGGCGCGCCGACCAGGACAAGCAGGCGCTCCTGGTCGAGAGCGTGCGCGAGCACGGCCGGCTCATGGCCGAGAGCCTGCGTCCCCTCCTGGAGCGCGAGGACCCGTCACCGCTGCTGGCCCTGCCCGAAGAGGTCAAGCGCCTGGCGACGCCGACCACCGGCGTCAAGGTGCTGTTCCGGCCCAAGGAGCAGAGCGGGGCGGCCGGCTTCTTCATGGTCGCTTCCGAGCCCGCGGTGCCGCCGGCCGCGCTCGAGAAGGAGCGCGACGCCCTGATCGAGCGCGGCGTCCTGGGCAATCTGGTCAGCACCTGCGCCGCCGAGCCGATCGCGCTGCGGCACGTCAGCGTGACCGGCGAGGAGGAGCTGCTGACCTCGATCACACCGGTCGCCACCGATGCCGGCTGCTGGATGCTGGTGACGGCGCACCGCAGCGGCGCGTTCCTCGGCACCTCGATCGGCCAGCCCTACTGGAAGACCCTCGAGGTGCGCATCGCGGCGATGATCTACCTGGCCATGGCGCTCTTGACCATGGGTCTCTTCTTCGGCGTCTGGCGCAGCCTCATGCGGTTCCGCCAGGTGGCCCGGGACATCGGCCGGGGCGCCGCGCCGCATCCGCGGTTCGAGACGCTCAACCGGGTGCCGGAGCTGACGCCGGTGGCGCAGGAGTTCGACCGCATGACCGCCGCCATGGTCGGCTCGGCCGACACCATCCGCCGCGCCGCCGAGGACAACGCCCACGCCTTCAAGACCCCGATCGCCATCATGCGCCAGTCGCTCGAGCCGCTGCGGCGGATCGTGCCGTCGGAGAGCACGCGCGGGTCGCGCGCGCTCGACGTGCTCGAGGAGTCGGTCGATCGCCTGGACCGCTTGGTCACCGCGGCCCGGCACCTCGACGAGGCCGCCGCCGAGCTGATCGAACGGCCCAGCCACCCGGTCCAGCTCTCGGCCCTCATGGGCCGCATGGTCGATGCCTACGTGGACAGCTTCGCCAGCCACCAGGTCCGGCTCGACTCGCGCCTGGAGAACAATGTCGTGGTCAGCGCCGACGAAGAGCTGCTGGAGACCGTGTTCGAGAACGTGATCGACAACGCGCTCAGCGTCTCGCCCCCCGACGGCGCCGTGGCGGTCGAGCTGAAGACCCGCGGCAAACGCGCCCTGGTGGCCGTGCGCGACCAGGGTCCCGGCGTGCCGCCGCCCTATCTGCACCGGATCTTCGAACGCTACGTCTCGCTGCGGCCGGCCCCGGGCGCGGCGGACGACCATCAACTCCCGATTGATCCGGCGGAACATCTGCCCGAGGACGGATCCGAGGCCTCGGCCGATAGCGGCCACCATCTGGGCATCGGACTTTGGATCGTTCGCCGCAATCTCGAGGCCCTCGGCGGCTCGGTGCGGGCGGAAAACCGGGTTCAGGGCGGACTCGCGGTCATCATCGAACTGCCGCTGGCCGCCTGA
- a CDS encoding ABC transporter permease codes for MLQAFAARRQGLLAARRPIAPLEYSRRLWLRLTFVATLIFLYAPIVILVVFSFNDSRRNIVWRGFTFKYYEKAYQDTELFDAFVNSLTIAFVNTIIATVLGAMVAVALWRFRFPGKTAYEGAMTLPIVIPEICMGVAMLAFFSRIGWPANLPWPVNLGNIIIAHVAFSFPFVAMVVRGRLATFNRELEEAARDLGASEWQIMRDVLVPHLMPGLIAGALLAFTLSLDDFVITFFTAGIDSVTFPVKVYSRVRFSVTPAVNAASTILIAITLLLAATMVWLDVRGQRKSARQG; via the coding sequence ATGCTCCAGGCCTTCGCCGCACGACGCCAGGGTCTGCTGGCGGCCCGGCGCCCGATCGCGCCGCTCGAGTACAGCCGCCGCCTCTGGCTGCGCCTGACCTTCGTGGCGACGCTGATCTTTCTCTACGCGCCGATCGTCATCCTGGTCGTGTTCAGCTTCAACGACAGCCGGCGCAACATCGTCTGGCGCGGGTTCACCTTCAAGTACTACGAGAAGGCCTACCAGGACACGGAGCTGTTCGACGCCTTCGTCAACTCGCTGACCATCGCCTTCGTCAACACGATCATCGCTACGGTCCTGGGCGCCATGGTGGCGGTCGCCCTCTGGCGCTTCCGCTTTCCCGGCAAGACGGCCTACGAGGGCGCCATGACCCTGCCGATCGTGATCCCGGAGATCTGCATGGGCGTCGCCATGCTGGCCTTCTTCTCGCGCATCGGCTGGCCGGCCAACCTGCCCTGGCCGGTCAACCTGGGCAACATCATCATCGCCCACGTCGCCTTCTCCTTCCCCTTCGTCGCCATGGTCGTGCGCGGCCGCCTGGCCACTTTCAACCGCGAGCTGGAGGAGGCGGCGAGAGACTTGGGCGCAAGCGAGTGGCAGATCATGCGGGACGTGTTGGTGCCGCACCTCATGCCCGGTCTGATCGCCGGCGCGCTGCTCGCCTTCACCCTTTCGCTCGACGATTTTGTGATCACCTTCTTCACCGCCGGCATCGACAGCGTGACCTTCCCGGTCAAGGTCTACTCCCGGGTCCGTTTCTCGGTCACCCCGGCGGTCAACGCGGCCTCGACCATCTTGATCGCGATCACGCTGCTCCTGGCGGCGACCATGGTCTGGCTGGACGTGCGCGGCCAGCGCAAGAGCGCGCGGCAGGGGTAG